A single region of the archaeon BMS3Bbin15 genome encodes:
- the ilvH gene encoding acetolactate synthase small subunit yields MENKTHYIVALVEDKPGVMQRVSGLLSRRNFNIKSISVGATEKPGISRITMTLKGQEEVLEQVIKQLNKLIEVVKVSGIEKDESVIRELVLIKVNTATDSARAEVVQYANIFRGRFVDVAKESMVIEITGDESKINAFIELMRSYGIKEVARTGKTIMTRGKKIVSIKGR; encoded by the coding sequence ATGGAGAATAAAACTCACTATATTGTTGCTCTGGTTGAGGATAAGCCGGGTGTAATGCAGCGTGTTTCAGGGTTGCTGAGCAGGAGGAATTTTAACATAAAAAGCATATCAGTGGGAGCTACGGAGAAACCAGGGATATCGAGAATAACCATGACACTTAAAGGGCAGGAAGAAGTGCTGGAGCAGGTAATAAAACAGCTCAACAAACTCATAGAAGTTGTAAAGGTCTCGGGAATTGAAAAGGATGAGAGTGTTATCAGGGAGCTCGTACTCATAAAGGTTAACACTGCAACAGACTCTGCAAGAGCTGAAGTTGTGCAGTATGCGAATATCTTCAGGGGAAGATTTGTGGATGTGGCAAAAGAGAGTATGGTTATAGAGATTACTGGTGATGAGAGCAAGATAAATGCCTTTATTGAGCTTATGCGAAGTTATGGTATCAAAGAGGTGGCAAGAACCGGTAAGACAATAATGACAAGGGGAAAAAAAATAGTGAGTATTAAGGGGAGATAG
- a CDS encoding DNA primase large subunit produces MRPLSPLNGNVNKDIAELKDLSERYFLEAEEIIRGERRKAGDIALNLILIAASLKGPSSFESRMAIDVFRVAVSRRIGEYIQKEIKISPYPDDEFCAALEPELKLRDDTSVKGDLKFRARWMEILPGIRSRRRKFTDFYIEKGYVYLDEKEAIELYLDRLSEKARELVESYSKLDIKDSRIEGLAKVLIKLSDTRSERIAGLQGKQAPLKGEHFPPCIKLCISGIGSGARNYAITVLLTAFLSYARIAPFSNTKDARISDFIDDIAVVQNEIIPIIEAAAERCSPPLFEDQPMERQNVYYHLGFGLTSNPTLEDAQKSSWYFVSNCDKIRREAPSLCRPEKLCRSVKNPLTYYIRKRFQEGGKNAP; encoded by the coding sequence ATGAGACCTCTGAGCCCTCTTAACGGAAATGTAAACAAGGATATAGCTGAACTGAAGGATTTATCTGAAAGATACTTCCTTGAGGCAGAGGAAATAATAAGGGGAGAAAGAAGAAAAGCTGGAGATATCGCATTAAATCTTATACTTATTGCTGCCTCCCTGAAAGGCCCCTCTTCCTTTGAGTCAAGAATGGCCATTGATGTTTTCAGAGTGGCTGTTAGCAGGAGAATTGGGGAATATATTCAAAAGGAAATTAAAATTTCACCCTATCCGGATGATGAATTCTGTGCAGCTCTGGAACCGGAGCTGAAGCTGAGGGATGATACTTCTGTAAAGGGAGACTTAAAGTTCAGAGCAAGGTGGATGGAGATTCTCCCGGGTATAAGAAGTAGAAGGAGGAAGTTTACAGATTTTTATATTGAAAAAGGTTACGTTTATCTTGATGAGAAAGAGGCTATTGAGCTCTATCTAGACAGGCTTTCTGAAAAAGCCAGAGAATTAGTTGAGAGTTACTCAAAACTTGATATAAAAGATTCTAGAATTGAAGGTCTGGCAAAGGTTCTAATCAAACTGTCAGATACCAGGTCTGAAAGAATCGCAGGACTGCAGGGAAAGCAGGCCCCCCTGAAAGGGGAACACTTTCCGCCCTGCATTAAACTATGCATAAGCGGGATTGGTTCAGGGGCAAGAAACTATGCAATAACCGTTCTTCTTACAGCTTTTCTATCATATGCAAGAATAGCACCCTTCTCAAACACAAAAGATGCCAGAATATCTGATTTTATTGATGATATTGCAGTTGTGCAGAATGAGATTATACCTATTATTGAAGCTGCAGCCGAGCGCTGCTCTCCTCCCTTATTTGAGGACCAGCCTATGGAGAGACAGAATGTTTACTATCACCTTGGCTTTGGCTTAACTTCTAATCCTACGCTTGAGGATGCACAGAAAAGCTCCTGGTACTTTGTGTCAAATTGTGATAAAATCAGGAGAGAGGCGCCTTCACTATGCAGACCGGAAAAGCTCTGCAGAAGTGTGAAAAACCCTTTAACATATTATATAAGGAAGAGGTTCCAAGAGGGGGGTAAAAATGCTCCTTAG
- a CDS encoding DNA primase small subunit: MLLREATPEERRLYYLEEWKASYLPDYITGSLTMREFAFDYNGEGPKDRYRNFVSLTQFEGHMVSSQPYAAYSSVAFYKEPQKRSGWLSAELVFDIDAKDLPVRSCNCRKGDVCEVCMGEAKEFVLSISDTLRDIFSLKDIKFVYSGRGYHIRVFDEEVLTLSSQERAELLDYVAGNVVPEKENLKGRYPELFIKKAIKILPLFTADVMKEFDQPAVRVHRVHRLLKYLPDVLEDIENGSFRKFREILSNKTYLSLLETIREVNAGMVDAKVTVDVKRILRLPGSLHSKVSMICTPVKNLESFDPFRDAVPRFVMER; this comes from the coding sequence ATGCTCCTTAGAGAAGCCACACCGGAGGAGAGAAGGCTTTACTACCTTGAGGAGTGGAAAGCTTCATACCTTCCGGATTATATAACTGGAAGTCTTACTATGAGAGAATTTGCCTTTGACTACAATGGTGAAGGCCCAAAAGACAGATATCGGAATTTTGTATCACTCACCCAATTTGAAGGACACATGGTAAGCTCCCAGCCTTATGCTGCCTATTCAAGTGTTGCCTTCTATAAAGAACCCCAGAAGCGCAGCGGGTGGCTCAGTGCTGAGCTTGTTTTTGATATTGATGCCAAGGACTTACCTGTCAGAAGCTGCAACTGCAGAAAGGGAGATGTGTGCGAGGTGTGTATGGGAGAGGCAAAAGAGTTTGTTCTGTCTATAAGTGATACTCTCAGAGATATTTTCTCTCTTAAAGACATAAAATTTGTTTACTCTGGCAGGGGTTATCATATAAGAGTTTTTGATGAAGAGGTTTTAACTCTGAGTTCTCAGGAGAGAGCAGAGCTTCTGGATTATGTGGCTGGAAATGTTGTACCAGAGAAAGAAAATTTAAAGGGACGTTATCCAGAGCTTTTTATTAAGAAGGCAATTAAAATTTTGCCACTCTTCACTGCCGATGTTATGAAAGAATTTGACCAGCCTGCTGTAAGGGTTCATAGGGTTCATAGGCTTCTGAAATATCTGCCTGATGTCCTTGAAGACATTGAGAACGGCTCATTCAGAAAGTTCAGAGAAATCCTGAGCAACAAAACCTACTTATCTCTTCTTGAGACTATCAGGGAGGTAAATGCAGGAATGGTTGATGCAAAGGTAACTGTGGATGTAAAGAGAATCCTCAGGCTTCCGGGTTCGCTTCACTCCAAGGTTAGTATGATATGCACTCCTGTTAAAAATCTCGAAAGCTTTGACCCCTTCAGAGATGCAGTGCCAAGGTTTGTTATGGAAAGATGA
- a CDS encoding DNA polymerase sliding clamp: protein MRAVLEEIKVLKSSIDAISNIIDEAGIIVSKEGMTLRAMDPAHVAFVDLQITKDAFSDYKVEEKLTLGLDLDRFNTILKRAGSSDRITLSAKDETTLNIEIKNSSTRRFELPLIDISEEEIKLPILDFPAEIELDPKVLVEGIKDAEIVSDNIIFKVDENNLYLEAKGDLGNVEVKVDKDKAITFRVDSPCNSMFSIEYLKDMVKASDIAKSVKVYFGNDIPLKLEFIAPEIRLSFLIAPRVESE, encoded by the coding sequence ATGCGAGCAGTACTTGAAGAAATAAAGGTTTTAAAATCAAGCATTGATGCTATTTCAAACATTATAGATGAAGCAGGTATAATTGTGAGTAAAGAAGGCATGACGCTCAGGGCCATGGACCCTGCGCATGTGGCTTTTGTTGACCTGCAGATTACAAAGGATGCTTTCTCAGATTATAAGGTTGAAGAGAAGTTGACTCTTGGTCTTGATTTAGACAGATTCAATACAATTTTAAAAAGAGCGGGAAGTAGTGACAGAATAACTCTCTCGGCAAAGGATGAAACAACCCTGAATATTGAGATAAAGAACAGTTCAACAAGGCGGTTTGAGTTACCACTCATAGATATAAGCGAAGAAGAGATAAAGCTTCCAATCCTTGATTTTCCTGCTGAGATTGAGCTTGACCCCAAAGTTCTTGTTGAAGGAATTAAGGATGCAGAGATTGTCAGTGACAATATAATATTCAAGGTTGATGAAAATAATCTTTACCTTGAAGCAAAAGGGGACCTTGGCAATGTTGAGGTGAAAGTAGATAAGGATAAGGCTATTACCTTCAGGGTTGATAGTCCCTGTAACAGTATGTTTTCCATTGAATATCTGAAGGACATGGTCAAGGCAAGTGATATAGCAAAGAGTGTCAAGGTTTACTTCGGCAATGATATACCACTGAAGCTGGAGTTTATTGCTCCTGAGATAAGACTTAGCTTCCTTATCGCTCCAAGGGTAGAAAGCGAATAG